One genomic segment of Flagellimonas marinaquae includes these proteins:
- a CDS encoding enoyl-ACP reductase FabI — translation MAYNLLKGKKGIIFGALDSNSIAWKTAERVHEEGGEFVLTNAPIAMRMGQINELAEKTNSQIVPADATNEEDLKNLVEQSMEILGGKLDFVLHSIGMSVNVRKGRHYTDENYSFTEKGWDVSALSFHKVMQSLYKAEAMNEWGSIVALTYMAAQRTFPDYNDMADNKAYLESVARSFGYFFGKEHKVRVNTISQSPTPTTAGQGVKGFDGFINYAEKMSPLGNASADDCANYTVSLFSDLTKKVTMQNLFHDGGFSNTGVSQEVIDEFSK, via the coding sequence ATGGCATACAATCTTTTAAAAGGTAAAAAAGGAATCATTTTTGGGGCTTTGGATTCGAATTCCATTGCTTGGAAAACCGCAGAACGCGTTCATGAAGAAGGAGGTGAGTTTGTTTTGACCAATGCACCCATTGCCATGCGAATGGGACAAATAAACGAATTGGCAGAAAAGACCAACTCTCAGATTGTTCCTGCAGATGCCACCAACGAGGAAGATTTGAAAAATCTCGTTGAGCAGTCCATGGAAATTTTGGGCGGAAAACTGGATTTTGTGCTACATTCCATCGGAATGTCCGTAAACGTTCGAAAAGGAAGACATTACACGGACGAGAACTATAGCTTTACCGAAAAGGGTTGGGATGTGTCCGCATTGTCTTTTCACAAAGTAATGCAATCGCTATACAAAGCTGAGGCCATGAACGAGTGGGGAAGTATTGTTGCCTTGACCTATATGGCGGCTCAAAGAACATTTCCGGACTATAACGATATGGCCGATAACAAGGCGTACTTGGAGTCGGTTGCAAGAAGTTTTGGATACTTTTTTGGAAAAGAACACAAAGTAAGGGTGAATACCATTTCGCAATCACCGACACCCACTACGGCAGGGCAAGGGGTTAAAGGCTTTGATGGATTTATCAACTATGCGGAGAAAATGTCACCCTTGGGCAACGCATCAGCAGACGATTGTGCAAATTATACGGTATCTCTTTTCTCTGATCTGACCAAAAAGGTTACCATGCAGAACCTATTCCATGATGGTGGATTCTCCAATACAGG